In Silene latifolia isolate original U9 population chromosome X, ASM4854445v1, whole genome shotgun sequence, the following proteins share a genomic window:
- the LOC141619964 gene encoding uncharacterized protein LOC141619964, with amino-acid sequence MDPVQPKNHEFQFKLIGGKSRRFNAKWFDKHENWLEYSKKKDALFCLPCYLFKPDCVRGGDAFVGEGFSYWNKKQMLSEHVGEVNSTHNLAVERYENLKDEKNSIQNVFHEFSEQDKKDYKTRLEASIICCRYLLRMGLPFRGHDESDVFRELRGIRIAAAISNGDIETEKGLNQEHGIKRPGDTRWGSHYRSLVNLQESFIDVLDFIYNDVTNPSQKKNACGLMAFLRSFDFIFILHFMVDVLGITNRLSVAFQREDQDMGNAMHLVNVCKQRLQAMREGDTEWDDLLEKVHQVCYNCDVEVVDMNDIYVSPGRPKRRAVQNINLHHYRIDVFCAVIDLQLQELNDRFDKVKTELLLFIACLSPKDNFHAFNLSKLQEMATSIRF; translated from the exons ATGGATCCTGTTCAACCAAAAAATCACGAATTCCAATTTAAATTAATCGGAGGAAAATCTCGAAGATTTAATGCCAAATGGTTTGATAAGCATGAAAACTGGTTAGAGTATAGTAAGAAAAAAGATGCTTTATTTTGCTTACCATGTTACTTATTTAAGCCGGactgtgttagaggtggagacgCCTTTGTGGGAGAGGGTTTTTCTTACTGGaataagaaacaaatgctcagtGAACATGTTGGGGAAGTTAATAGTACCCATAATCTTGCAGTGGAAAGATACGAAAATTTAAAAGATGAGAAAAATTCTATTCAAAATGTATTTCATGAGTTCTCAGAGCAAGATAAAAAGGATTATAAGACTCGTTTGGAGGCCTCTATTATTTGTTGCAGATATTTATTGCGTATGGGGTTACCTTTTCGTGGGCATGATGAATC GGATGTGTTTAGAGAGTTAAGAGGTATAAGAATTGCGGCTGCTATAAGCAACGGGGATATTGAAACAGAGAAGGGGTTAAACCAAGAGCATGGAATTAAGAGGCCTGGCGACACAAGGTGGGGATCCCATTATAGATCATTGGTTAACTTGCAAGAGAGCTTTATTGACGTGCTTGATTTTATATACAACGATGTTACCAACCCGTCTCAAAAGAAGAATGCGTGTGGTTTAATGGCCTTCTTGCGTTCATTTGACTTCAttttcatattgcattttatgGTGGATGTTCTTGGAATCACAAATAGGTTATCAGTGGCTTTCCAGCGGGAAGACCAAGACATGGGGAATGCTATGCACTTGGTAAATGTTTGCAAACAAAGACTTCAGGCGATGAGGGAAGGGGATACTGAGTGGGACGATCTTTTAGAGAAAGTGCACCAAGTTTGTTACAATTGTGATGTTGAAGTAGTTGATATGAATGACATTTATGTTTCCCCTGGAAGGCCAAAACGAAGAGCCGTGCAAAATATAAATCTACATCACTATCGGATAGATGTTTTTTGTGCAGTGATTGACTTGCAACTTCAAGAGCTTAATGATCGATTTGATAAAGTAAAAACAGAGTTACTACTTTTCATTGCTTGCTTGAGCCCTAAGGATAATTTTCATGCTTTTAATTTGTCAAAGTTACAGGAAATGGCAACATCCATACGATTTTGA